The Methylotenera sp. G11 genome includes a window with the following:
- a CDS encoding type II secretion system F family protein, with protein MPSFSYKAVDKLGRPAMGQLEAINEVDLEIRLSRMGLDLITYRTIAKSANLFNSSRVSNQDLVMFCFQLEQLTSAGVPLLECLNDLRESSSNLFFQKVLGAVSAEVEGGKMLSEALAQHPAVFSQVFVSLIAAGEHTGQLPVVLNNLFNTIRWQDELMSQTKKLLAYPAFVAVVVLCAVIFLMIYLVPQMVSFLRNMGQELPLNTKVLIAISNAFVDYWWLIIGLPVLVVTVLAAAVRSNPAARYRFDLFKLSLPVTGPILHKIIMARFARYFALMYQTGIPILDAIKICENIVGNRVVADALTRVHAQISAGDSMSESFRNAGLFPQLVVRMIKVGENTGALDKSLLNISYFYDRDVNDSMQKMLKMIEPALTVILGGILAFIMFSVLGPVYDSFSKLKI; from the coding sequence ATGCCTTCATTCAGTTATAAAGCGGTTGATAAGTTAGGGCGCCCTGCCATGGGGCAGCTTGAGGCGATTAATGAAGTGGACCTGGAGATCCGCCTGTCACGGATGGGGCTGGATTTAATTACTTATCGCACCATTGCCAAATCGGCCAACCTGTTCAACAGCAGCCGGGTTAGCAATCAGGACCTGGTCATGTTCTGTTTCCAGCTTGAGCAGCTCACCAGTGCAGGTGTGCCGCTGCTGGAATGTTTAAATGACCTGCGTGAAAGCAGCAGCAACCTTTTTTTCCAGAAAGTGTTGGGGGCGGTCAGCGCGGAAGTGGAAGGCGGCAAGATGCTTTCAGAAGCGCTGGCGCAGCATCCAGCCGTGTTCAGCCAGGTATTTGTGAGCCTGATCGCAGCAGGCGAGCATACCGGCCAGCTGCCGGTCGTATTGAATAACCTGTTTAATACCATACGCTGGCAGGATGAGCTGATGTCGCAGACAAAAAAACTGCTGGCTTATCCTGCTTTTGTGGCGGTTGTCGTGTTATGCGCCGTTATTTTCTTAATGATCTATCTTGTACCGCAGATGGTCTCGTTCCTGCGTAATATGGGGCAGGAACTGCCTTTAAACACTAAAGTGCTGATCGCCATCTCCAATGCCTTTGTTGACTACTGGTGGCTGATCATCGGGCTGCCGGTTCTGGTGGTGACCGTGCTGGCCGCTGCGGTCAGGTCCAACCCGGCTGCACGTTATCGCTTTGATCTGTTCAAACTGAGCCTGCCGGTGACCGGGCCTATCCTGCATAAAATCATCATGGCGCGCTTTGCGCGTTATTTCGCACTCATGTACCAAACCGGGATTCCTATCCTGGATGCCATCAAGATCTGTGAAAACATTGTAGGCAACCGCGTGGTGGCTGATGCCCTGACGCGCGTGCATGCACAGATCAGTGCCGGCGATTCCATGAGCGAGAGTTTCCGCAATGCCGGCTTATTCCCGCAATTGGTGGTGCGCATGATCAAGGTAGGCGAAAATACAGGAGCCCTGGATAAGTCCCTGCTTAACATCAGTTATTTCTATGACCGCGATGTGAATGACTCCATGCAGAAAATGCTGAAAATGATAGAGCCTGCGCTCACCGTGATATTGGGCGGTATACTTGCCTTTATTATGTTCTCGGTGCTGGGGCCGGTTTATGATTCATTCAGCAAGCTCAAGATTTAA
- a CDS encoding GspE/PulE family protein has translation MVEQRRKLRIGELMVQQGLISNDQLRIALIEQEHNDLPLGRLLVRLGFVTEAMVRDTLASTIGTESIDLSTVVADIEALQMVPQDFSRRYHLLPVAYEQASGIMVVAMADLFNVVALDQLRAMLGGKIQLKPVLAAEAQLEEFIDQFYGYELSVDGILREIETGEIDYQSLSAAGNEYTQPVVRLVGSLLMDAVKRGASDIHFEPEHAFLRIRYRIDGVLQQIRSLHKSYWGGVAVRLKVVSGLDIAETRAPQDGRLNMNLCGRPIDFRVSTHPTIHGENIVLRVLDREKSIIPMERMGLREDTLDELRLMMTRPEGILIVTGPTGSGKTTTLYSLLSSQNTTAVNIMTLEDPVEYPVTMMRQTSVAEVNKVDFANGIRSIMRQDPDIILVGEIRDEDTASMAFRAAMTGHQVFSTLHTNSALGVFPRLTDIGILPDIMAGNIIGVVAQRLVRVLCPHCKEAYVPDEFERKILRLKADDRPQIFKAKGCGHCNLNGYRGRMAIMELLRIDSDMDALISRRAHLDELQKMAFEKGFVTLAEDGVRRILEGHTGVAEVMRVIDLTSRIRA, from the coding sequence ATGGTTGAGCAGCGGCGCAAACTTCGCATAGGCGAACTGATGGTGCAGCAGGGCTTGATCAGCAATGACCAGCTGCGAATCGCGCTGATTGAACAGGAACATAATGACTTGCCGCTGGGGCGCTTGCTGGTGCGGCTCGGCTTTGTGACAGAGGCCATGGTTCGCGACACGCTGGCAAGCACGATCGGCACCGAAAGCATCGACTTGTCGACAGTGGTCGCGGATATCGAGGCTTTGCAAATGGTGCCGCAGGATTTTTCGCGCCGCTATCATCTGCTGCCTGTCGCCTATGAGCAAGCGAGCGGCATCATGGTGGTTGCGATGGCGGACCTGTTCAACGTGGTGGCGCTGGATCAGCTGCGCGCCATGCTGGGCGGCAAGATCCAGCTCAAGCCGGTGCTTGCGGCAGAGGCGCAGCTTGAGGAATTTATTGACCAGTTCTATGGCTATGAGCTGTCCGTTGACGGTATCCTGCGCGAGATCGAGACCGGCGAGATTGATTACCAGAGCCTGAGTGCGGCTGGCAATGAATATACGCAGCCCGTGGTGCGGCTGGTTGGATCGCTGTTGATGGATGCGGTTAAACGCGGCGCTTCGGATATCCATTTTGAACCGGAACATGCCTTTTTAAGGATCCGTTACCGGATTGATGGCGTGCTGCAGCAGATTCGCAGCCTGCACAAAAGCTATTGGGGAGGCGTTGCGGTCAGGCTCAAGGTCGTGAGCGGGCTTGATATTGCAGAAACCCGGGCGCCGCAGGATGGCCGGCTGAACATGAATTTATGCGGCCGTCCGATTGATTTCCGGGTTTCCACGCACCCGACGATACACGGCGAAAATATCGTGCTGCGTGTGCTGGATCGCGAAAAGTCGATTATCCCGATGGAGCGCATGGGCTTGCGTGAAGACACCCTGGACGAGTTGCGTCTGATGATGACGCGCCCCGAGGGAATCCTGATCGTAACCGGCCCTACCGGCAGCGGCAAGACCACAACGCTATATTCGCTGTTATCCAGCCAGAATACGACCGCAGTGAACATCATGACCCTGGAAGACCCGGTGGAGTATCCAGTGACGATGATGCGCCAGACTTCGGTCGCTGAGGTGAACAAGGTCGATTTTGCCAATGGTATCCGTTCGATCATGCGGCAGGACCCGGACATTATCCTGGTTGGTGAGATTCGTGATGAAGATACCGCCAGCATGGCTTTCCGTGCGGCCATGACCGGGCATCAGGTATTCAGCACACTGCACACCAATTCTGCTTTGGGCGTGTTTCCGCGTTTGACGGATATCGGCATTCTGCCTGACATTATGGCCGGAAACATCATCGGTGTGGTGGCGCAGCGCCTGGTAAGGGTGCTTTGCCCGCACTGCAAGGAAGCTTATGTGCCGGATGAATTCGAGCGTAAGATCCTGCGTCTTAAAGCGGATGACAGGCCTCAGATATTCAAAGCAAAAGGCTGTGGGCACTGTAACCTGAACGGTTATCGCGGCCGTATGGCAATCATGGAGCTGTTGCGTATCGATAGTGATATGGATGCATTGATCTCACGCCGGGCACACTTGGATGAATTGCAGAAAATGGCATTTGAAAAGGGTTTTGTAACGCTCGCGGAAGATGGTGTGCGCCGCATTCTGGAAGGCCATACCGGTGTGGCGGAAGTCATGCGGGTGATTGACTTGACGAGCCGCATACGTGCCTGA
- a CDS encoding type II secretion system protein GspD: MAINKVILMLSMSVVLGVSACAHQSKVQPSKGHIDDKSSSAAVEPSKSAGNAAASGIPKPVTDHVYLPPPQPKAKEPVYSIVVYDTPVKEVLFAIARDSKFNVDIHPSIRGRVTLNAVDQTLPAILERISRQVDLTYKIQGNVLTIAPDQPVLRTYKIDYVNMSRDTRGFIGVDGQISSTSQSSSGTAGTVAGSTGTTTSTSGNGASNSSRTSITSESKGRFWETLENNIKDILEETDKEVMIARSGSGGSLSAGAEKSESSAKDPATQVNSQKVERAEFREEYKTLFAATVISNREAGVISVRGTSKQHEKVQEFLDKVLNSAKRQVLIEATIVEVKLNDGFQAGIDWSRLNNNRDTNSGFEVSGSLGPLIPMVGATGPGFVAGYLNPLSRIGNIAASISLLKQFGTTKVLSSPKLMVLNNQTAVLKVVDNLVYFTVQVQDSLVANAGSSKTITTTPNTVPVGVVMSVTPQISDAGMVNVNVRPTISSLIQYIPDPNPSLYGSDGKPFTTYKGIPEIRIREMESLLQINSGNIAVLGGLMQDEIKSNKDKVPGVSDVPGIGKIFTGQNDSNTKTELVVFLRPTVITTASLESDELANFKQFLPSQQLQKTLDENGER; encoded by the coding sequence ATGGCAATCAATAAAGTAATATTGATGCTGTCAATGTCTGTGGTGCTAGGGGTGTCGGCTTGCGCGCACCAATCCAAGGTGCAGCCGTCCAAAGGCCATATCGACGATAAAAGTTCGTCTGCCGCTGTTGAGCCATCAAAGTCCGCAGGCAATGCCGCAGCAAGTGGCATCCCCAAGCCGGTAACCGACCACGTTTATTTGCCGCCACCTCAACCCAAAGCCAAAGAACCTGTTTACAGCATCGTCGTATATGACACCCCGGTCAAAGAGGTGTTGTTCGCCATTGCACGAGATAGCAAATTCAATGTAGATATCCATCCTTCAATCCGGGGCCGCGTAACCCTGAATGCCGTTGACCAGACGCTGCCGGCAATTCTGGAGCGCATATCGAGGCAGGTGGATTTAACTTATAAGATTCAGGGGAATGTGCTGACGATAGCGCCTGATCAGCCTGTATTAAGAACTTACAAAATTGATTATGTGAATATGTCGCGTGATACCAGGGGCTTTATCGGTGTGGACGGGCAGATATCAAGCACTTCTCAGAGCTCAAGCGGCACGGCAGGCACAGTTGCCGGCAGCACGGGCACAACGACCAGCACCTCCGGAAACGGGGCAAGCAACAGTTCCAGAACCTCGATAACGAGCGAATCCAAAGGGCGCTTCTGGGAAACCCTGGAAAACAACATTAAAGATATCCTGGAAGAAACCGATAAAGAGGTCATGATCGCCAGGTCCGGTAGCGGCGGTTCGCTATCGGCAGGGGCGGAGAAGTCCGAGAGCAGCGCAAAAGATCCTGCGACACAGGTTAACAGCCAGAAGGTTGAACGTGCAGAGTTCAGGGAAGAATATAAAACGCTCTTTGCCGCTACGGTAATCTCAAACAGGGAAGCTGGCGTAATCAGCGTAAGGGGCACCAGCAAGCAGCACGAAAAGGTACAGGAGTTCCTGGATAAAGTGCTTAATAGCGCTAAACGCCAGGTGCTGATTGAGGCCACCATCGTAGAAGTGAAGCTTAATGATGGTTTCCAGGCAGGTATCGATTGGAGTCGTCTGAATAATAACCGTGATACCAATAGCGGTTTTGAGGTTTCCGGTTCACTGGGGCCGTTGATTCCCATGGTCGGTGCAACAGGGCCGGGGTTCGTGGCCGGGTATCTTAACCCTTTAAGCCGCATCGGCAATATTGCCGCCTCGATCAGTTTGCTGAAGCAGTTCGGCACGACCAAGGTATTGTCCAGCCCCAAACTGATGGTGCTTAACAATCAGACAGCGGTGCTCAAGGTGGTTGATAACCTGGTGTACTTCACCGTGCAGGTTCAAGACAGCCTGGTTGCAAATGCAGGCAGTTCCAAAACCATTACCACCACGCCTAACACGGTGCCTGTAGGCGTAGTCATGAGCGTTACGCCGCAGATAAGCGATGCCGGTATGGTGAATGTCAATGTGAGGCCGACGATTTCCAGCCTGATACAATATATTCCGGACCCCAATCCATCATTGTACGGATCCGACGGTAAGCCTTTCACGACATACAAAGGTATCCCGGAAATTAGGATCCGCGAGATGGAATCCTTGCTACAGATCAACAGCGGAAACATAGCGGTATTAGGCGGTTTGATGCAGGATGAAATTAAAAGTAACAAGGATAAGGTTCCCGGTGTTTCGGATGTGCCGGGCATTGGCAAGATATTTACCGGCCAGAATGACAGCAACACTAAAACGGAACTGGTCGTTTTCCTGCGTCCTACCGTCATTACAACCGCCAGCCTGGAGAGTGATGAGCTGGCTAATTTCAAGCAGTTCCTGCCATCACAGCAGCTACAGAAAACATTGGACGAGAATGGTGAGAGGTAG
- a CDS encoding AAA family ATPase: MYYPHFGLKEPPFKITPNTDFFFSGGNRGAILDALVYAITNGEGIIKVVGEVGSGKTMLCRMLQTILPERIESIYLANPSVAPEDVLHAIAFELQLKLPRDADRLKVMQALQAYLLARYAEGRQVVIFVEEAQGMPLATLEEIRLLSNLETRQDKLLQIVLFGQPELDDNLNQDHIRQLRERITHRFNLGPLQTRDVGEYLIFRLRAAGYHGPHLFTESAIKKLSKASEGLVRRINILADKALLSAFADNVHQITPKHVYAAINDSEFGLKPKWYQSGFAGAWLSRKYAWPAIMLVAVLSVGLLAAVLVDTPKRQPVAAAGSNPVKHAALSAAPASPAGPAAVDVPQQLVDQRLEAMKALLVSASPETVSLQIQSVAGGSLAGGSLTTVPPHDALLKATLEKLGRQLEMDNIYLYRMQQRDGVYTVILYGAFAQRADALSALDGLPAEIKANQPYLRTLAGVKKDIALSQ, encoded by the coding sequence TTGTATTATCCCCACTTTGGCTTGAAAGAGCCGCCATTCAAAATTACGCCGAATACGGATTTTTTCTTTTCCGGCGGTAATCGAGGCGCAATACTTGATGCGCTGGTCTATGCCATCACTAACGGTGAAGGCATCATCAAGGTCGTGGGCGAAGTGGGCAGCGGCAAAACCATGCTTTGCCGTATGCTGCAGACGATACTACCGGAAAGAATCGAGAGCATCTATCTTGCCAACCCGAGTGTCGCACCGGAAGATGTGCTACATGCAATCGCTTTTGAGCTGCAGCTCAAGCTGCCCAGGGATGCCGACCGCCTGAAAGTGATGCAGGCATTGCAGGCGTACCTGCTGGCACGTTATGCAGAGGGGCGACAGGTCGTGATCTTTGTAGAGGAAGCGCAAGGTATGCCGCTTGCGACGCTTGAGGAGATCAGGCTGCTGTCGAACCTGGAGACTAGGCAGGATAAATTGCTGCAGATCGTATTATTCGGCCAGCCCGAGCTGGATGACAATCTTAATCAGGATCATATACGCCAGTTGCGCGAGCGCATTACGCATCGCTTTAACCTGGGGCCGCTGCAAACCAGGGATGTAGGCGAATACCTGATCTTCAGGCTGCGTGCAGCGGGCTATCATGGCCCGCACCTGTTTACCGAATCGGCCATTAAGAAGCTCTCGAAAGCATCGGAAGGCCTGGTGCGCCGGATTAATATCCTGGCTGACAAAGCTTTGCTGTCGGCATTTGCGGACAATGTTCACCAAATTACGCCTAAACACGTCTATGCGGCAATCAATGACAGCGAGTTTGGTTTAAAGCCCAAATGGTATCAATCGGGCTTCGCCGGGGCATGGTTATCCCGCAAATATGCATGGCCGGCGATTATGCTGGTAGCGGTGCTGAGTGTGGGTCTGCTGGCAGCGGTGCTGGTCGATACGCCCAAGCGGCAGCCTGTTGCCGCCGCAGGGAGTAACCCGGTGAAACACGCGGCATTATCAGCTGCGCCTGCTTCCCCTGCCGGGCCGGCTGCTGTTGATGTACCGCAGCAGTTGGTGGATCAGCGTCTGGAGGCCATGAAAGCTTTGCTGGTGAGCGCGAGTCCTGAAACCGTATCCCTGCAGATCCAGTCGGTTGCCGGCGGGTCGCTGGCAGGCGGTTCATTAACTACCGTGCCGCCGCATGACGCTCTGCTGAAGGCTACCCTTGAAAAACTTGGCCGGCAGTTGGAGATGGATAATATCTATCTATACCGCATGCAGCAGCGTGATGGCGTTTATACCGTCATCCTGTACGGTGCGTTTGCGCAGCGGGCTGATGCGCTGAGCGCACTTGATGGCCTGCCGGCGGAAATCAAGGCCAACCAGCCCTATTTACGCACGCTGGCTGGAGTGAAAAAAGACATTGCGCTGTCGCAATGA
- a CDS encoding sigma-54-dependent transcriptional regulator — protein MAVLRPVLMIVDDDPLITDTLHFVLSRHFEVCVAESHAQVKSLLQQLDAPPALALVDLGLPPNPHVPEEGFKVIGTLLAHSPAIKIHVLSGQSGDSNVKRALSLGAADFIAKPCDVEKLKDMLLNALKVQDAELNEIKAEQEYGGLLGNSLPIQALHLQIRQFADSPFPVLIEGESGSGKELVASSFHHASERSLQPYLSINCAAVSPLLAESILFGHAKGAFTGAVAAHSGYFEDAGEGTLFLDEIGELPLELQAKLLRVLENGEYQRIGETQTRKSRARIVAATNRDLRAEVRAGKFRSDLYHRLSVFTVKVPPLRELGEDKHLLRDYFTAFYANQIGKAAFELDAKAQGRWLDYIFPGNVRELRNIVIRLIAKYAGKTVKEEELIAEFDLTEPEVADNEFSFNNEAGMTAQAQRHLQRQANVSLDAVLKTWERAYIEAAMKMTHGNLSQAAKLLNVNRTTLYSRMNTQDDH, from the coding sequence ATGGCAGTACTACGTCCGGTATTGATGATCGTTGACGATGACCCGTTGATTACGGATACCCTCCATTTTGTATTAAGCAGGCATTTCGAAGTTTGTGTGGCAGAGTCGCATGCGCAGGTCAAAAGCCTGTTGCAGCAACTGGACGCCCCGCCGGCGCTGGCTCTGGTTGACCTGGGCTTGCCGCCTAATCCCCATGTGCCGGAAGAAGGCTTTAAAGTCATTGGCACACTGCTTGCGCATTCCCCTGCGATCAAGATCCATGTACTGTCGGGCCAGAGTGGTGATTCCAATGTAAAGCGCGCGCTTTCATTGGGTGCGGCTGACTTTATCGCTAAACCGTGTGATGTGGAAAAGCTTAAAGATATGCTTTTAAATGCACTCAAGGTGCAGGATGCTGAACTCAATGAAATCAAGGCGGAGCAAGAGTATGGCGGCTTGTTGGGTAATAGCCTGCCGATCCAGGCTTTACATTTGCAGATCAGGCAGTTTGCGGATTCGCCGTTTCCGGTATTGATCGAAGGAGAGTCAGGCAGTGGCAAAGAGCTCGTGGCGAGCAGCTTTCACCATGCAAGTGAGCGCTCGCTGCAGCCTTATCTGTCCATTAACTGTGCGGCCGTTTCGCCATTGCTGGCAGAATCTATTTTATTCGGGCACGCTAAAGGGGCGTTTACAGGGGCAGTTGCTGCGCATTCGGGTTATTTTGAAGATGCGGGTGAAGGGACGCTGTTTCTGGATGAAATCGGTGAATTGCCGCTGGAGTTGCAGGCCAAGCTGCTGCGCGTGCTGGAAAACGGAGAATACCAGCGCATTGGGGAAACGCAGACACGCAAGAGCCGTGCCCGCATCGTGGCTGCTACTAATCGTGATTTGCGTGCGGAGGTGCGTGCCGGTAAGTTCAGATCCGACCTGTATCACCGGCTTAGCGTATTTACGGTGAAAGTGCCACCGCTGCGTGAGCTTGGTGAAGATAAGCATCTGTTGCGTGATTATTTTACGGCTTTTTATGCGAACCAGATCGGGAAAGCGGCATTTGAACTGGATGCAAAGGCGCAGGGTCGCTGGCTGGATTATATTTTCCCCGGCAATGTGCGAGAGCTTAGAAATATCGTGATTCGTTTAATTGCAAAATATGCGGGTAAAACGGTTAAAGAAGAAGAGCTGATTGCCGAGTTTGATTTAACCGAGCCTGAAGTTGCAGACAATGAATTCAGTTTCAACAATGAAGCAGGCATGACAGCACAGGCACAACGGCATTTGCAGCGACAGGCCAATGTCAGCCTGGATGCGGTTCTGAAAACCTGGGAGCGCGCTTATATCGAAGCTGCCATGAAAATGACGCATGGCAACCTGAGTCAGGCGGCAAAGCTGCTGAACGTGAACCGCACAACGTTATACAGCCGTATGAACACGCAGGATGATCATTAG